One segment of Longimicrobiaceae bacterium DNA contains the following:
- a CDS encoding RagB/SusD family nutrient uptake outer membrane protein yields the protein MKRAITAALAACGLLLTAGCTDELAVDPTSIITVNSFWKTSDDARGALYGMYTRFRDQASQNLYIWGGARSEELSYGLQASEGRERYFLNTLDATSAGPDWLRLYTVVHDANLILKYVPEVEFGSEAERNAILAEAYAMRAYVYFIMARTWGGVPIVTEPTEGYDQQSAFRERAEVSQVFDLIKADLEQALALFPDDGFTDCRCQWSRAAVNALKGDVYLWTAKRGGGGAADLNTALQALQQVQDADVALLEDFDDIFRYENKGNAEILMAVRFQDLESAEMYANSMYLRDDQIPVNVDPESRELIGVGGGLNRWAPSQVLRDQFSEDDARKDATFAELYTLDENGDSTFYASAVTKFRGFVEAGARRFLDDVILYRYADVLLMIAEARNGLGQDPSTEINMVRERAYGDAFQQHRFTSGSQEENDAAILRERLLELAFEGKRWWDLVRFGKAFELVPSLQNRAGQDHLLLWPISQSTLSLNSSLEQNPGY from the coding sequence ATGAAACGCGCAATCACTGCCGCACTCGCGGCTTGCGGGCTTCTGCTCACGGCGGGATGCACGGACGAACTGGCCGTGGATCCCACCAGCATCATCACCGTCAACTCATTCTGGAAGACCTCCGACGACGCGCGGGGCGCGCTGTACGGCATGTACACCCGCTTCCGCGACCAGGCGAGCCAGAACCTCTACATCTGGGGAGGCGCGCGGAGCGAGGAGCTGAGCTACGGGCTGCAGGCCTCCGAGGGGCGCGAGCGCTACTTCCTGAACACCCTCGACGCGACCAGCGCCGGCCCCGACTGGCTGCGACTCTATACCGTCGTCCACGACGCCAACCTCATCCTCAAATACGTACCCGAGGTCGAGTTCGGCAGCGAGGCCGAGAGGAACGCGATCCTGGCGGAAGCCTATGCGATGCGGGCGTACGTGTACTTCATCATGGCCCGCACCTGGGGAGGCGTTCCGATCGTCACGGAGCCCACGGAGGGATACGACCAGCAGAGCGCCTTCCGCGAGCGCGCGGAGGTGAGCCAGGTCTTCGACCTCATCAAGGCGGACCTCGAGCAGGCGCTGGCGCTCTTCCCCGACGACGGATTCACTGACTGCCGCTGCCAGTGGTCGCGCGCGGCGGTGAACGCGCTCAAGGGAGACGTCTACCTGTGGACGGCGAAGCGGGGGGGTGGGGGTGCCGCGGACCTGAACACCGCGTTGCAGGCCCTGCAGCAGGTCCAGGACGCCGACGTGGCACTGCTCGAGGACTTCGACGACATCTTCCGCTACGAGAACAAGGGCAACGCGGAGATCCTGATGGCGGTCCGCTTCCAGGATCTGGAGTCGGCGGAGATGTATGCCAACTCCATGTACCTGCGCGACGACCAGATCCCCGTCAACGTCGATCCCGAATCCAGGGAGCTCATTGGCGTGGGAGGCGGGCTGAACCGGTGGGCTCCCTCCCAGGTACTGCGCGATCAGTTCAGTGAGGATGACGCGCGCAAGGACGCCACCTTCGCCGAGCTGTACACGCTCGACGAAAACGGAGACTCGACCTTCTATGCCTCGGCGGTCACCAAGTTCAGGGGCTTCGTGGAGGCGGGCGCCCGGCGCTTCCTCGACGATGTCATCCTGTACCGCTACGCCGACGTGCTGCTGATGATCGCCGAGGCGAGGAACGGGCTGGGCCAGGATCCGTCCACGGAGATCAACATGGTCCGGGAGCGGGCGTACGGCGACGCCTTCCAGCAGCACCGGTTCACCAGCGGCAGTCAGGAGGAGAACGACGCAGCCATCCTACGGGAGCGGCTGCTGGAGCTCGCCTTCGAGGGGAAGCGCTGGTGGGATCTGGTACGCTTCGGCAAGGCGTTCGAGCTCGTCCCGAGCCTTCAGAACCGGGCCGGCCAGGATCACCTGTTGCTCTGGCCGATCTCGCAGAGCACGTTGAGCCTCAACTCGAGCCTGGAACAGAACCCCGGATACTGA